The following nucleotide sequence is from Mytilus galloprovincialis chromosome 12, xbMytGall1.hap1.1, whole genome shotgun sequence.
TTGTCCATTTGGACTACTGTAAGTTTGTTGTGTTTTAGAACTGTGTTGAGTGTCTGTGGGAGAAGGTGTTGTTTGTCCTGGTGGATTACTGTTAGTTTGAGGTGTTGTAGTATTGTGGTGAATGTTTGTTGGAGAAGGTGTTGTTTGTCCATGTGAACTACTGTAATTTTGTGGTGTTGTTGTATTTTGTTGAGTGTCTGTTGGAGAAGATGTTGTTGTATTTTGTTGAGTGTTTGTTAGAGAAGGTGTTGTTTGTCTTTGTGAACTACTGTTAGTTTGAGGTGCTGTACTATTGTGTTGAGTGTCTGTTGGAGAAGGTGTTGTTTGTCCATGTGAACTACTGTAATTTTGTGGTGTTGTTGTATTTTGTTGAGTGTCTGTTGGAGAAGGTGTTGTTGTATTTTGTTGAGTGTTTGTTAGAGAAGGTGTTGTTTGTCCATGTGAACTACTGTTAGTTTGAGGTGCTGTACTATTGTGTTGAGTGTCTGTTGGAGAAGGTGTTGTTTGTCCAATTGGACTACTGTGAGTTTGTGGTGTTTTAGAACTTTGTTCAGTGTCTGTTGGAGAAGGTGTTGTTTGTCCATTTGGACTACTGTTAGTTTGAGGTGTTGTTGTATTTTGTTGAGTAGTGTCTGTTGGAGAAGGTGTTGTTTGTCCTTGTGGACTACCGCTTGTTTGAGTTGTTGTTGTATTGTGTTGAGTGTCTGTTGGAGGAGGTGTTGTTTGTCCTTGTGGACTACTGTTAATTTGAGGTGTTGTTGTATTTTGTTGAGTGTCTGTTTGAGAAGGTGTTGTTTGACCTTGTGGACTACTGTTAGTTTGAAGTGTTGTTGTATTTTGTTGAGTGTCTGTTGGAGAAggtgttgtttgtctttgttgaCTACTGTTAGTTTTAGGTGTTGTGGTATTTTGTTGAGTGTCTGTTGGAGAAGGTGTTGTTTGTACTTGTTGACTACTGTTAGTTTGAGGTGTTGTTGTATTTTGTTGAGTGTCTGTTGGAGAAGGTGTTGTTTGTCCTTGTGGACTACTGTTAGTTTGAGGTGTTGTTGTATTTTGTTGAGATTCTGTTGGAGAAGGTGTTGTTTGTACTTGTGTACTACTGAGAGTTTGAGGTGTTGTGTTAGTATTCTGATTTTCTGTTTGTGAAGGGGTTGTTTGTTCTTGTGGACTACTGATTCGTTTGGATGTCTGAGTATGTTGATTGTCTGTTGAAAAAGGAGTAAGATTTGTGCTAGTTGAAGTAGAGAATTCTGTAGTAATCTCCTCAGTTGTAGTTAAACATGAGGCATAGTTCTGATTGTAATAGTCCACAATATTAATTCTACTTAATTCTATTGGTTGAGAACATTTTGGGATATTTTTCCAAGACTTTTGATAGAGAAACTTGCCTAACCAGATAAGATCACAGTCACAAACAAATAGATTACTGCTGAGAAAAACCTGGGGTGTTATAACAGAATTAAGATATGTTACCATGGTTTCTGGTAAAGTGGTCAGCTTGTTTTGTCTCATATTCAAATACTTAATCTTACAGTTATAAGTAGCATCATTTTCCACCATATTCATGCTGTTTGAAGCTAGATTTAACAGTTTCAACTCAATGTTTGATAAACTATTCTTCAGTAACATTCGAATGTTGTTCCTTTGTAATAAAACTTCAGTGTTTCTTCCAGATATTTGTTTTAGCATTTCAGTTGGGATCTTTGTTAATTGGTTAGTTGACAAATCCAATGTAGTTATTCCTGCTTGTACAAAAGCATTATTAGAAATGATTGAAATAGTGTTATGTGAAAGTTGAAGAATTCTGAGATTTGACAGTCTGTTGAATAGTCCAGATGGAATATTTCTGATTCTGTTGTAGGAAAGGTTGATATTGGTCACTTTTGGCAAACTCTGAAATGTGTCTCCATCCACATAacttattttattccttgataaGTCTAGAACTTGTAGATTAATTAATCCTTCAAAATTATTGTCTGTTAGTGTTTGAATAAGATTATTTGCCAGATAAAGCTTTTTAAGGAAACCCAGATTTTCAAAGACATTGTCAGTTGTTAAGTTGatattatttttctctaaattTAGAATTTCTAGTGCAACAGGTCCCTTGAAGTTAGATTTCATAATTGAGTAAATTTCATTGTTTGAAAAGTCCATAATCTTTAAATCGGTACAGTTCAGTAAAAATGCACCCCAAAGTTCCTTTAAGTGGTAGTTAGTTATCTCAATAGATTCCAACTCACTAATTCCAAGGAATAGAAAATCTTTGACAATTCCATTAGGAAGAGAGCCATTCTGAAAGACCAAATGTTGGACCGTTTTAGGAATCAGTTGAAACGCTCGGCTATCACTACATGTCACATCAGTCACATCTCCTAATCCATCCACGATACAATGGACACAAGACTGAGGACATGTTTGACCTAGTGCTCCTTGAAAAACACATACAGTTATAACCAATAGGCTCCAAAATGAATGATTTTTGTTCTCCATTCTGAGTTCTTTCTATTTGTTTTTCCCCAATATAGAATAGTTTACCTATGTTATGTTTGTATAACCAATATTCATAATTCTTCCTTTTATCCACAGTATTTTGATTTTGAGGTAAAAGACTATAGTACAGTAACAGTGTTTTGAACATATGCACAGATTCTCAATGTTTCCATGCAAAATAAATTGTCCAGGTTTGCACAGTACAAACTTGATGTGATGCACTACAGAACAGTCACATTTTGAATTGGTTTGATATTTCACAGTGTGAACTTATTTGTCTGAACCATCTCCAATTTCTTATGTTTATAACAGGGTGAACTTACTTGTCTGAACAAACTTTAGTTTCTCCTGTTTTTAACAGTGTAATCTAACTGGCCTAAATATTTTGAACTTACTTGTTTAAACAACCTCCAGTTTCTTTAGTTCATTACAGTGTGAAAatagatggacaaaaatatcaaactccaaaggaaattaaaaaaaacttataacaattttgaaagtgtgatttaaaaaaaatatctgaagaaATAACCATAGATAAATGGATGCATTTGATGCTTCATCCCAAATATAACAGAGTAATTACTATATATTAAGGAACAACTGCAGTTTTGTTATCAGCTTTAtcattaaaatattctttttttaagcTCATAACTCAAAATGAATCATTGCTCAAGTCAGCTAAAATTTCTCACAGGACTAGTGATACTTTGATTGCATCATTTGGTTTTTGTCTCCTTTGGCATAGCTCTTTTTAGTCATATTCCCAATGCTAAACACATACTGTTAACTTCAACATTAGAAATCCAGGTTTTACTGTATAAAAAACAGACAAGACTCTTGTCAAAATAAGGAGTCTTATATTTGATAGAAAGAAAAATGGTCATTCAAATTATCAATAAGTTTATTTACTGGTAAAGACTTCTTTATTCTTCGACCTGCGTCAACTGATAGACTTGTAAGTAAGTGAAGATAAGGTCAAAGGTTGACAAATTGTCTGATTCTTGTCAAATATTAGTTTGAATAATTTGTGTAGATATGAACCTATATGAATGGATTATTGACAATTAATCATCTGCATGGTTTGAAGGGGTAatcatttatttgttgtttatcatttattattGATTGTGATTTGAAATTGTAAACTTATATACATGTTCTGATGTTCTAATGTATCGTCCAGGTTGATCTTTTGGTTTTACTCTATTAGGTCAAACTCTTAATGGATTAAAAAACAGAAACAGTTCTTTTCATTGCTGTACCATAATTATACTAATGAAGTTTAATTTTCTAGTTTGcagtgttttacatttgtaattttgaaGCCTTTAATAGATTACTATGTGATATTggctatagttgtttatttctgtgtcatttggtctcttgtgaagagttgtctcattggcaatcataccacatcttcttttttatatgtaaattcaGTATTTAACTTACAATACAATTTTAGGATGTATTTGGCACAAAATCTTGAGTTCTCTTATCTTCTTCTTTAATATACTTATTTAACAGTTTTATCCCACCCCCAACAGAAAACAATTTTAGTTTAaaaacccatatatatatatatatatatatatatatatatatatatatatatatatatatatatatatatatatatatatatatatatatatatatatatatatatataaagactcTGTTCACACCAGCATTGTTTTAATTGATCCAAAAAAAGTCGGTTTATGTTCACAATATGTTTACTTCTAATGACGTTCTTATCTGAACCCTGCGTTCACACGAGAATTAAGAATACAATTGATATTACTTAATTACCCATGAAATAGTAAACAATACTGTATAAATAGgaatatttaatcaaattaatgTGCTGATACATACGCAGTACAAAAATAAAGTTATAATGTTTTACTTGAATTAGAAGTTCAAATATACCACTGTTCATAAAGTTTTCGTTAAGTTTTTAGCATTTTTATGTTGgtcatttattttgtaatgaaTTGCACGTGTAATTTTGCCGCCATTCATGTGCACAAATTATTTTCGTTTCTTTGTGTTAAATTCACATTTAACATTAGATCGGTTCATCTTAGATTGATTCAAActgaattataaattatatctcTCTTGGTAGATCTTCAAGATCGATTCTATGTGTTCACATTGGGCTTAAATCGATCTTGGATGTACTGATCTAGATAAATTGGATCTAATTGTCCAAGTGTGAATGGGGTCATATACCCTGGAAATAAAAGCAGCTATcacaatatttaaaaagtaagACAATTTTAAACCATAAAATCCCTAcaacattgaaaattttaaatataaaaaagtatttaaaattgagaaaggaaatggggaatatgccaaagagacaacaacctgaccatagaaaaaaacaacagcaaaggtcaccaacaggtcttcaatgtagcgagaaattcccgcacccagaggcgtccttcagctggcccctaaacaaatatatgctagttcagtgataatgaacgccatactaatttccaaattgtacacaagaaactaaaattaaaaataatacaagactaacaaaggccagaggctcctgacttgggacaggcgcaaaaatgtttaaatgtttgaatGTTTTTCCGGACAATTATTCACTATATTGTAATGTGTTCTCTGTCAGATTGATTTCACGTCTAacatgtgttttcaacaaggttTAACTTACTCCCAAAGTTAACATTTGTTTGTAAACCATCATCTGTTGTTAGTGTAATTGCCACATTGTTTTTATTGTGCTGGTTGTTATTGGTTACAGTCAGATTATTAGAGTCAGCCATCTTGTTCCTGGGAGGAATGTGATTTATGCCGGGTTCTATATCTATATGTGTTGATAAAGAATCACTTTTGGTCTCTTTCCTTTTAGGTTTTATATATTTGCCACACACTTTTTTAGCTGGTGTAATTTCATTCTGTATTTGTGTCTGAAATTCGTTTATCTTGCTTGAATCCATGTTTGAACATTCCTCAAGTGTTAGGACATCTAAAACTGTTTCTTCACTTTTCTttttggagttatttcccttttggaCTTTTTTAGAATTACTATTTTGGTTGACCACATTTTTGGtgctatttttatttctttcactGAGAGAATTGGCAAGCTTACCAAAAATGCTAGATTTTGAATGTTTTCCACTCTTGCCCTTGCTTTTGTTGGAAGATTTATTATTCTTTGAATCATAACTTCCATTGTCTAtcgtattttcaacataaatttcaatttgttCACCGAGTGAACTTTCAGAGTTTAATCTTCCCCTATGTTTATGCTCATCACTAACAGATAAATCGTCTTTATTTTTAGGCTGACCCAAATTTGTACCTTCCTCCATGAGCAACACATCTTTTGTCTCAGACTGAGAGTTTCTCCGTGACAACGGCTGAAGCTGTTGAATCAGAAGTCGAATACtctctttttcgaaatctttcGAAATTTGTGACGCTGACTTAACTTTGATCCTTTTAACTTGTTTAACATCTAAGTTCTCCTCTCTTCTTGGTCTTGAAATGAATTTACAAATGAGGTAAAAGATTATATTAAGTCCTGTTAAAGTCATTAGAACGGAAAAGATTACTGTTGCCATGACGACATCAGACGAGGATGCTTTCATATACTTTAACTTGTCACTTTCAGACATTGTGTTATCTGTTGAATTTAAATCGTTACTTTTGGTAAATTCCAGTTAAAAATCACAAACACAACCATTAGACTTAGGTCCTAGATGTACGTATTTATGGATTAAGATAGAGATCGAGTTGTGCACATTATTTCAAGTTGACTGCATAGATTTTcaccttattttaaaaaaaatccaaatgtaTAATTTTGCTGCAATGTCAGGGTATATTGATTGCACCCTTTAGA
It contains:
- the LOC143054944 gene encoding uncharacterized protein LOC143054944, with amino-acid sequence MSESDKLKYMKASSSDVVMATVIFSVLMTLTGLNIIFYLICKFISRPRREENLDVKQVKRIKVKSASQISKDFEKESIRLLIQQLQPLSRRNSQSETKDVLLMEEGTNLGQPKNKDDLSVSDEHKHRGRLNSESSLGEQIEIYVENTIDNGSYDSKNNKSSNKSKGKSGKHSKSSIFGKLANSLSERNKNSTKNVVNQNSNSKKVQKGNNSKKKSEETVLDVLTLEECSNMDSSKINEFQTQIQNEITPAKKVCGKYIKPKRKETKSDSLSTHIDIEPGINHIPPRNKMADSNNLTVTNNNQHNKNNVAITLTTDDGLQTNVNFGSKLNLVENTC